The window GGCGAGCGCACGCTGTTGGTTGATGCGCCGTGTGAGGTCGTCTCTCGGCTGCGGCAGGCGGGCATTTCCCCGTGGCATCTCGACGAAATCATCTTGACGCATTTTCACCCCGACCACACGGCCGGCATGCCCATGTTGCTGATGGATTCCTGGTTACAGGGCCGCACAGCACCGCTGCACATTTATGCCCTCGAAGACGTCATTGACCGGTTGCAGCGTTTGATGTCCCTCTACCGGTGGGAAAACTGGCCGGATTTCTTCCCGGTGGTGTTTCACGCCATTCCGAGGGAGGCCATGACGCCGGTGTTGGAAGCACCTGCCTGGCGGGTGTGGGCTTCGCCGGTGGAACACATGGTGCCCGCCATCGGGTTGCGGATTGCCTTCCCCAACGGCGAAGTGTTGGCCTATTCGGGCGATACCGGCCCCTGTGAGGCTGTCGTGGGGCTGGCGCGGCATGCCGATTACCTTTTCCACGAGGCTACCGGAGCGATGGGCGGGCATACCTCGGCAGCGCAAGCCGGGGACATCGCGGCCCGTGCCGGCGCAAAGCGCCTTTACCTCGTGCATACGGCTACCGACCCGGCCACGCGCACTGCCCTGGCGACTGAGGCGAGTAAGGTTTTCGATGGCGAGGTCGTGGTGGCCGACGACCTGTTGCGCGTGAGCGTGGGGGCATGATGCGACGCTCTCATGTGTTGGCTTTGTTGTGGGCGCTGACTGCCCTGTTTTATGCGCTGGGGCTGGCAATTGCCCGTTATTTGGGCCTGTTCCGTCGGTGGGATGCTGCGCTCATGGGGCTGGTTTGGGTCGTTCTGCTGGTGGGCGGCGGCGAGGCGTTGGGGCGGGCTTTCGACCCCCATACCGAGGCTGCAGCCCGGCGGCGGGTGCTCAACCAGGCGTTTGTCTTTTTCGCCGTTGCCGCGTTGGAAGCCACTTTCCTTGCCGAACAACATTTGCTTTCCCCCACGGCCATGTTGTTGCAACTGATGCTGGCCGTGGTCGCAGTGGCGTGGGGCGCACCGCCGGTTCACCTGGCGCTTAGCGGCTATGGCGAGGTGCCGCTGGCTGCTGCATTGAGTTTGCTTGTGCCCGCTTTGGCCTTCGCTTTACAGGCTGGCACATGGCATCGCTTGCTCGGCATGGTGGGCATGCCGTTGTTCGCGATGGCTTTGGCTGTCGCGCTGGCCTGGGATTTCCCGAATTATGCAACCCATTTGCGAGAGGAGCGCCGCACCCTGCTCATGCGCCTGGATTGGCGCACCGCTTTGCATTTCCATAACGTCGCCTGGCTGACCGGCTTCCTGCTGCTGGCCCTGGATGTGGCCTTGGGGTTGCCCTGGGAGATCGCCGCGCCTTGTGGCATTGCTTTCCTGGCGGCGCTCATGCAGGTGTGGATGATGTGGCGGATTGGGCAAGGCGCACGCCCACCGTGGAAATGGTTGCGCGCCAATGCCTTGTTGACGTTGGCGTTGGCGGTTTACGTGCTGGCCATTGGCTTTTGGCGGCTTTGATGGATGTGATGGATGGAGGTTGGCTCCGATGCCCGAATTTTTGAACCTTTTGCCTCCTGAACAAGCGTTGGGAACCTGGTTGCCGCGGGCGACCCACCGGGTCGCGGCCGAGCGTGTGGCAACGGCTGAGGCCTGGGGGCGGGTGTTGGCTTCCGATGTGCTGGCGCCGCACCCCATGCCGCCGTTTGACCGCTCCGCCGTGGATGGGTATGCCGTGCGTGCGGCTGATACTTACGGCGCGAGCGAAAGCCTGCCCGCGTATCTTACGGTGATTGGCGAAGTGCCCATGGGGGCCGCGGCCTCTTTCACGGTGGAAGCCGGGCAGGCGGCGTTGATTCACACGGGCGGCATGTTGCCCCCCGGCGCTGATGCGGTGGTGATGGTGGAATACACCCAACAGGCGCGGCCTGGCGAGGTGGAAATTCTCAGGCCGGTGGCTGTGGGCGAGAATGTGCTGCTGGAAGGCGAAGACGTCGCCGCGGGGGCGGTGGTTTTGCCTGCGGGGCGGCGGTTGCGCGCGGCTGAAATTGGCGGCTTGATGGCGCTGGGGGTGGTGGAGGTGCAGGTTGCTCGCCGCCCCGTGGTGGGCGTGATTGCCACCGGCGACGAAGTCGTGCTGCCTGAGACTGACCCTGGGCCCGGACAGGTGCGCGATGTCAACACCTATACCCTGAGCGCGGAAGTGCGTCGTGCCGGCGGTGTGCCCCGGGTTTATGGCATTATTCCCGACCGCCCGGAAGCCCTGGCTGAAGTCGCGGGTCGCGCGTTGCAGGAATGCGACCTGGTGGTCATTACGGCGGGCTCTTCGGCCAGCACGCGCGACATGACGGCCGAAGTGCTCGACGGCCTCGGCGCGCCTGGGGTGCTCGTCCACGGCGTCAACAGCAAACCAGGACGCCCAACCATTTTGGCCGTGGCCGAAGGCAAGCCCGTGGTGGGGCTGCCAGGCAACCCTGTCAGCGCGCTGGTCAATGTGGGGCTGTTTGTGTTACCCGCACTGGCCCTTTTGCAAGGGGAAACCCCGCATCCTGAGCCGTTGCTCCCTGCCCGTGTAACCGTCAATTTGTCTTCGGCGGCTGGCCGTGAAGACTGGTGGCCGGTGCGTCTCCGCCACACTCCGGCAGGCTGGGAAGCCGAGCCGATCTTTTACAAGAGCAACTTGATCTTTGCTTTGGCGCGCGCCGACGGCTTGTTGAAGGTTCCAGCCGACGCCACTGGCCTTCCTGCGGGCGCCATGGCCGAAGTAAAATTGTTGCGGTAGTTTTTTGCCCCTTCCCTGCCTTGTGACTTTGTTTGTTGCTACGCCTGCCGACCGCCTGACCCAACGACTCTCTGACTCAACAACTAAGCGACTTCCCTAACCATGTCCATCTACCTTCACGACATTCCCCTGGATGAAGCCCACCGCCGTTTTAGCGCCGCGCTGCAAGAAGCGGGGCTGGACGGCGTGCTGGGAACGGAAACCCTGCCGCTGGACGACCGTGCGGTGGGGCGCGTGTTGGCCCAGCCGGTATGGGCGCGCATCTCTTCGCCGCATTACCATGCCGCGGCGATGGACGGTTTTGCCCTCCGCGCCGAGGCCACTTTTGGCGCTCAGCCGCTTTCTCCTGTGACGCTGCCCTACGGCGAAGAAGTCCAGTATGTAGATACGGGCGACCCGGTGCCGTCGTGGGCGAATGCGGTGGTGCCGATTGAGGAAGCCGAGCCGCTCAACGCGGCGGGAGAAGTCGAGACCGGGCGCCCTCGCCAGCCCCACGCGATTCGCTTGCGGCGGGCTGCCCGGCCGTGGCAGCACATTCGCCCGCTGGGTGAAGACATTGTCGCTACCTCCCTGGTTTTGCCTGCGGGGCATGTTCTCCGCCCGGTAGATTTGGGTGCTATTGCGGCGTGCGGTCATACTGAAGTGGTCGTGGCGCGCCGCCCCAGGGTGGCGATTTTGCCCACGGGCACCGAACTGGTGCCCATTGGCACCGACCCCAGGCCTGGCGACATTCTGGAATTCAACTCGGTGGTGCTGGCGGCGCAGGTGCGGCAGTGGGGTGGCGAGCCAACCCGCTTTCCCATCAGCATCGATGATTTTGACCTCATCCGTGGCCGTGTGGCCGAGGCTGCTCGCGAGCATGATTTGGTGCTTATCAACGCGGGTTCGTCGGCAGGTTCGGAAGATTTCTCCGCCCGTGTGGTGGAAAGCCTGGGAACGCTGTTGGTGCACGGCATTGCGGTGCGGCCGGGGCATCCGGTCATTTTGGGCATGTTGCAGGTGGAAGGCCGCACCGTGCCGGTCATTGGGGTGCCCGGTTACCCGGCTTCGGCGGCGCTCACCGGCGAAATGTTTGTTGAGCCGCTGTTAGCGCGCTGGCTGGGACGCTCGCCGCATCGTTCCCCCACGCTGAAAGCCCACCTGACGCGTAAACTGGCTTCCCCCGCCGGCGACGACGACTACGTCCGCGTGGCCGTGGGCAGGGTAGGGGACCGCTGGCTGGCGGCGCCGCTGGCGCGCGGCGCGGGCGTGTTGACTTCCCTGGTGCGCGCCGATGGCATCGTGGTGGTGCCGCGCGGTTTGCAGGGCTATGACGCCGGCAGTGAGGTGGAAGTGCGCCTTTACCGCCAGCCGCACGAACTGGAACGCACGATTTTTGCCATCGGGTCGCACGATGTCATCCTTGACCTGCTGGCGCAATTCCTGAGTGCCCATGAGCGTCGTCTGGCTTCGGCGCATGTCGGCAGCCTGGGTGGGCTGGTAGCGCTGCGGCGCGGCGAGGCCCATCTGGCCGGCAGCCACCTGCTCGACCCCGAAACGGGTGAATATAACCTCGCTTACATTCGCCGTTACCTGCCCGGCGTGCCGGTGCGGGTGGTGCAACTGGTGGAACGCCAGCAGGGGCTGATGGTGCTGCCGGGCAACCCGAAGGGCATTCGCAGCCTGGAAGACCTGGCACGGCCGGATGTGACTTTCGTGAACCGTCAGCGCGGGGCGGGAACGCGGGTGCTGCTGGATTATCACTTGCAGCGTTTGGGCATCGACGCGAGCCACGTGCGTGGTTACGACCAGGAGGAGTTTACCCACCTGAGTGTGGCTGCAGCAGTGGCGACCGGTCGTGCTGATTGCGGCCTGGGTATTCCCGCCGCTGCCCAGGCATTGGGCCTCGATTTCGTGCCCCTCTTTTGGGAGCGTTATGACCTGGTGGTGCCGCGTGAGCACGCCGAGAGCAAATTGTTGCAACCCCTGTGGGATGTGCTGACGCAAGATGCTTTCCGGCAGGCGGTGATGCGTTTGCCGGGGTATAATGTAGATGGTATGGGACGCTTGATTGCTGAAGTGGAGTAAATGAAGAATGACAACGGCTTTGGTGGTGGATGACAATCGGGCGACGGCAGATGCCCTTTGCAGTTTGTTGATGGTGTTGGGGTTGGAAGCGGTGGCGGCCTACAGCCCGTTGAGCGCGCTGGAAATGGCGGCCGCGCGGCGTCCGGATGTGCTGTTGTTGGATTTGAACATGCCCGGTGTGAATGGCGTGGAGGTGTTGCGCTTTTTCAAGCGCGAACCTACCCTGGAAGCCGTGCCGGTGATTGTGGTGACTTCCGATGACCAGCCAGAAACGCGGGAAGCCGTGCGTCGCGCCGGAGCATTGGATTTGATCGTCAAGCCTGCTTCAGCCGAGGCGCTGGAAGCCGCTTTGAAGCGGGCAGGTGTGTTGTAGAGGAGGGTGGTATGCCTTTGGAAGCAGATCAACAGGCCCCCGATTTTGTTTTGCAAGACGAGAACGGCCAGCCTCACCGCCTTTCCGATTATCGCGGCAAGGTGGTGGTGCTTTATTTTTACCCCAAAGACAACACCCCCGGCTGTACGCGCGAGGCTGAAGGCTTTCGGGATGATTACGCTGCCTTCCAGCAGGCAGGCGTGGTGGTGCTGGGCGTCAGCCCCGACTCGCCAGAGCGGCATATCCGTTTCAAGACCAGGCACAATTTGCCTTTTGCCCTCTTGGCCGACCCCGAGCACAACAAGGTGTGCGAACTGTACGATGTGTGGAAGAAAAAGAAGAACTTTGGGCGGGAATACTTTGGGGTTGCCCGGACGACTTATATCATTGACCCCGAAGGCAAAATTGCCAAAGTTTATAAGCGGGTCAGGCCAGCAGGGCACAGCCAGCAGGTGCTGGCCGACCTGCAACAACAGGGGTTGTTGGGGTAAGCATTCCGAAGCCGGAATGAATCAAAAAAGCCCGCCGCGTGGCGGGCTTTTTCTCGGTTTTGAACAGGGTGCCCTGCGTTGCGTTGAGGCCCGAGGCTGGGGGAAGGAAAGCGCCGGGGGCTTTTCCCACAAACAGGGTAGGTTCCTCGCGGAGCGCAACGCGAACCAGGGGCAGGCACGGTTATTCTTCTTTTGACGGCGTTTTGTCGCTTTCGTCTTCGGCCTCGCCTTCCAGCCCTTCGCGGAAGGCGCGAATGCTGCGCCCCAATTCCTGGGCGACTTTGCTGATGCGGCCAACGCCGAAAATCAGCAGCACGATGAGCAAAACGATAAGCAGTTCACCGATTCCGAGATCCATGGCGTGCTCCTTGTCAGGCGAGAGAGTGGGCAAGCGGAGGTATTATACCCCTATTGGAATGACGGCAGGTGCAGTGCTTCGAAGATCAGGCTCAGCCGGTCGGCCATTTTTGCCTTGTCGCGCTCTTCGGCGAAGAAGGCGAGCAAGTCGTCTGCCTCCAAATGGAAGCCCTGGGCGGGTTGGCCTTGCAGGCGCTCGGCGGCCACATCGGCCAGCGCCAGCAATTTGCGGCAACGTTTGCTGCTGGTGAAGCGGACGTCTGCCAGTTGCCCGTTGGCCACTTGGGCAAAAAAAGCCACACGATGCACGCCGCGTCGGGCTTCTTCCCCCAAGGGCTGGTAACCCTCTGGGGGAGCATCGACATATCGGCGTAATCCCTGACGGTGGTAGTCGGCGACTTTCATGCCTCACCTCCTGACGAAGCGCAATTGCGCTCCAGGGTCTGAACCTTCGCGCGGCGCCGAGCGTGGCGCTCCGAGCCGCCGGGCTGGGCGCGCAGAAAGGCCAGCACGATTTCACGCGCCAACTCGCTGCCGATGATGCGCCCGCCCATGCACAGCACGTTCATGCCGTCGTGTTCCACGCCCTGATGCGCGGAGTAGGTGTCGTGGCACACCGAGGCGTAGATGCCGCTCATTTTGTTTGCGGCCATGCTCATCCCCACGCCACTGCCGCAGATGAGGATGCCGCGCGCAGCCTCGCCGCGCTGGATGGCGCGCCCCACTTTCTCGGCGTAGTCGGGGAAGTCCACCGACGCGGGGCCGTCGGTGCCGAAATCCAGCACCTCGTGGCCTGCGTCGCGGATGGCCTGCAGCACTGCTTCTTTCAGCGGATACCCGCCGTGGTCACAGCCAAATGCTATCTTCATGGTTTACCTCGCGAAAAGAAACCGCAGATTACGCAGATTTCACAGATTTTTTCTGCGTAATCTGTGAAATCTGCGGTTTGCAACTATTTGGCGGACAAAACCTCTTTCGCTTTCGCAATCACGTTCTTGACGGTGAAGCCAAACTTCTCCATCACCACGGGCCCGGGGGCCGAGGCGCCGAAGCGTTCCATGGAAATCACCGCGCCGTGGTCGCCGACCCAGCGTTCCCAACCAAGCCGCACGCCGGCTTCTACTGCCACGCGGGCTTTGATGGACGACGGCAGCACGCTTTCCCGATAGGCTTCGTCCTGCTCCAAAAACAGTTCCCAACTGGGGAAGGAAACCACTCGCACGCCGATGCCTTCCGCGGCCAACTGCTCGGCTGCCGCCACCACCAGCCCCACTTCGGAACCCGAGGCCATCAGGATGACCTGCGGCTTGCCGAAATCGGCCAGCACGTAAGCCCCGCGGCGCAGCCCTTCCGCCGGGGCGAAGTGGGTGCGGTCAAGGGTGGGCATGGCCTGGCGGCTGAGGATGAGCGCCACAGGCGCGTCCTTGCGCTGGACAGCGACCTTCCACGCTTCCACGGTTTCGTTGGCGTCGCCCGGGCGGAT is drawn from Chloroflexota bacterium and contains these coding sequences:
- a CDS encoding MBL fold metallo-hydrolase gives rise to the protein MAEWIVLGSAHAVPDAQHANTHFALTDGERTLLVDAPCEVVSRLRQAGISPWHLDEIILTHFHPDHTAGMPMLLMDSWLQGRTAPLHIYALEDVIDRLQRLMSLYRWENWPDFFPVVFHAIPREAMTPVLEAPAWRVWASPVEHMVPAIGLRIAFPNGEVLAYSGDTGPCEAVVGLARHADYLFHEATGAMGGHTSAAQAGDIAARAGAKRLYLVHTATDPATRTALATEASKVFDGEVVVADDLLRVSVGA
- a CDS encoding molybdopterin molybdenumtransferase MoeA; this translates as MPEFLNLLPPEQALGTWLPRATHRVAAERVATAEAWGRVLASDVLAPHPMPPFDRSAVDGYAVRAADTYGASESLPAYLTVIGEVPMGAAASFTVEAGQAALIHTGGMLPPGADAVVMVEYTQQARPGEVEILRPVAVGENVLLEGEDVAAGAVVLPAGRRLRAAEIGGLMALGVVEVQVARRPVVGVIATGDEVVLPETDPGPGQVRDVNTYTLSAEVRRAGGVPRVYGIIPDRPEALAEVAGRALQECDLVVITAGSSASTRDMTAEVLDGLGAPGVLVHGVNSKPGRPTILAVAEGKPVVGLPGNPVSALVNVGLFVLPALALLQGETPHPEPLLPARVTVNLSSAAGREDWWPVRLRHTPAGWEAEPIFYKSNLIFALARADGLLKVPADATGLPAGAMAEVKLLR
- a CDS encoding molybdopterin biosynthesis protein, with translation MSIYLHDIPLDEAHRRFSAALQEAGLDGVLGTETLPLDDRAVGRVLAQPVWARISSPHYHAAAMDGFALRAEATFGAQPLSPVTLPYGEEVQYVDTGDPVPSWANAVVPIEEAEPLNAAGEVETGRPRQPHAIRLRRAARPWQHIRPLGEDIVATSLVLPAGHVLRPVDLGAIAACGHTEVVVARRPRVAILPTGTELVPIGTDPRPGDILEFNSVVLAAQVRQWGGEPTRFPISIDDFDLIRGRVAEAAREHDLVLINAGSSAGSEDFSARVVESLGTLLVHGIAVRPGHPVILGMLQVEGRTVPVIGVPGYPASAALTGEMFVEPLLARWLGRSPHRSPTLKAHLTRKLASPAGDDDYVRVAVGRVGDRWLAAPLARGAGVLTSLVRADGIVVVPRGLQGYDAGSEVEVRLYRQPHELERTIFAIGSHDVILDLLAQFLSAHERRLASAHVGSLGGLVALRRGEAHLAGSHLLDPETGEYNLAYIRRYLPGVPVRVVQLVERQQGLMVLPGNPKGIRSLEDLARPDVTFVNRQRGAGTRVLLDYHLQRLGIDASHVRGYDQEEFTHLSVAAAVATGRADCGLGIPAAAQALGLDFVPLFWERYDLVVPREHAESKLLQPLWDVLTQDAFRQAVMRLPGYNVDGMGRLIAEVE
- a CDS encoding response regulator, translating into MTTALVVDDNRATADALCSLLMVLGLEAVAAYSPLSALEMAAARRPDVLLLDLNMPGVNGVEVLRFFKREPTLEAVPVIVVTSDDQPETREAVRRAGALDLIVKPASAEALEAALKRAGVL
- a CDS encoding thioredoxin-dependent thiol peroxidase; translation: MPLEADQQAPDFVLQDENGQPHRLSDYRGKVVVLYFYPKDNTPGCTREAEGFRDDYAAFQQAGVVVLGVSPDSPERHIRFKTRHNLPFALLADPEHNKVCELYDVWKKKKNFGREYFGVARTTYIIDPEGKIAKVYKRVRPAGHSQQVLADLQQQGLLG
- a CDS encoding twin-arginine translocase TatA/TatE family subunit, which translates into the protein MDLGIGELLIVLLIVLLIFGVGRISKVAQELGRSIRAFREGLEGEAEDESDKTPSKEE
- a CDS encoding nicotinate phosphoribosyltransferase — translated: MKVADYHRQGLRRYVDAPPEGYQPLGEEARRGVHRVAFFAQVANGQLADVRFTSSKRCRKLLALADVAAERLQGQPAQGFHLEADDLLAFFAEERDKAKMADRLSLIFEALHLPSFQ
- the rpiB gene encoding ribose 5-phosphate isomerase B, with protein sequence MKIAFGCDHGGYPLKEAVLQAIRDAGHEVLDFGTDGPASVDFPDYAEKVGRAIQRGEAARGILICGSGVGMSMAANKMSGIYASVCHDTYSAHQGVEHDGMNVLCMGGRIIGSELAREIVLAFLRAQPGGSERHARRRAKVQTLERNCASSGGEA